The Pseudomonas oryzicola genomic sequence CGGTCTTGCCGCTACCGGTCACGCCAGCCAGCAGGAACGCCGCGAAGCCGCCGAAGCCTTCGCGCACGGCGTCAAAGGCCTCGCGCTGCTCGTCGTTGAGCGGCAGTTCAGGTTGTGCCAGCCAGTGTTCGTGGCGCAGCGCCGGCAGGTGGCGGCGCACTTCGATCTGCACCAGGTCCTTGGCCAGCAGCAGGTCGAGGCTGTCCTTGTTCAGGTTGAGTTTGGCCAGCAGGCTGTGGGCCACGCCGTGCGGATGCTGGGCCAGGGTCTTGAGCGCGTCGCGCTGGCGTGGGGCGCGGGCGATGCGCGGGTCTTCCAGGCGAGCACCGGGGGCGACGTGCCAGAAGCGCTCCTGGCGCATCTCGGCGGGTTCGCCCTGACGCAGCAGCGTTGGCAGGGCCCAGCTCAGGGTATCGCCCAGGCTGTGCTGGTAGTACTGGGCTGTCCACAGGCACAGCTTGAACAGCGACGGCGGGACCGGTGACACCGGGTCGAGCAGGGCGCTGGCCGGTTTCAGCTTGTCTGCCGGCACTTCGCTGTGCTCGCAGACCTCCACCAGCACACCGATCATTTCGCGGCGGCCGAACGGCACGCGGATACGCATGCCCGGGGTCAGGGCCTGGCGCGCCATGCTCGCCGGTGCCTTGTAGTCGAACAGGCGACGCAGCGGGGAGGGCAGGGCAAGGCGCAGGATGACGTCGGACACGCGGAAAGTCTCGGAGGGCGTTTCAAGAACTGGCGAGCCTAGCAGACGACGGTCGGTGCAAGCGACAACTTGCACTGGCGCGACGCTCTGGTATTATTCGCCGCCTAATTACGTGCGGTATTCAACAATTGGTGTTGGGTGGCGGCACGCAGCTCGAGGAAGTGACCATGAAAGCAGATATTCATCCGAACTACGAAGTAGTTGCAGTCACCTGCAGCTGCGGCAACAAGTTCGAAACTCGTTCGACCCTGGGCAGCACCCTGGCGATCGACGTTTGCAACCTGTGCCACCCGTTCTACACCGGTAAGCAGAAAGTCCTGGACACCGGTGGTCGCGTACAGAAGTTCGCCGATCGCTTCGGTATGTTCGGTACCAAGAAGTAATCATGCGCATGGCGAGCCCCTCGGGTTTCGCATTGCTGCAAAAAAAGGCGCCCCTCGTGGGCGCCTTTTTTATGGGCGTGATCTGGCACCTTCCTGCCCAGGCGTTCTGCCCACTGCCAGACAAACCGCAACAGGTGGCCGTGCGCCAGGTTATAGATGGCGACACCTTGCGGCTGGTCGACGGTCGCAGCGTGCGGCTGATAGGCATCAATGCCCCGGAAATCGGCCGTAAGGGGCGTAGCAACGAGCCCTTTGCTGAGGCCGCCAAACAGCGCCTGCAGGCATTGGTCAAGGCCAGTGACGGGCGAGTCGGGCTGGTGCCGGGCATCGAAAGCAAAGACAAATACGGTCGAACACTGGCACATATTTACGCCAGCAATGGCGACAATCTTGAAGCACAGTTGCTCGGCGAGGGCTTGGGCTATCGGGTGGCGGTTGCGCCCAATGTGCGTCTCAGCGCTTGCCAACAGCTTGCCGAGCAGGCGGCGCGCAAGGCGGGTGCCGGCCTGTGGCGACGCTCGCCAGTGCTGCGTGCCGGGGAGGTGCGGCAGTCCGGTTTCGCTGTTGTCGCTGGCCGTATCGAAGCTGTGCAGCGCAACCGTGGCGGAGTTTGGCTGAACCTGGACAAGGCCGTGGTGCTGCAGGTACCCGCTCGTCTGCAACACAACTTCCCCGCCAGCTTCTTCGATAACCTCAAGGGACGCCAGGTCGAAGCACGCGGCTGGGTGCTGGATCGTTCCCGCAAGGGCGGCCTCAAGCCGGGGCAGCTGCGCTGGGTATTGCCACTGACCGATCCAAGCATGCTGGAGCATGTTTCAGGTTAAAAGTTGTAGACATTTCGCTATCGGATTGTACACACTGTCGGGCGTATGCCCCGTGGGTTATAGCGTAAAGTCGTAGGCTAAAGGCCTTGACACAAGTGACCGGCCAGTCTTGTGGCTCCCCGGCTCTTTGCGTATCCTCGGCGGTCCGTCAGAACAGTAAACAGCGGAATGCCCACCATGTCAGACCTGAAAACCGCCGCTCTCGAATATCACGCCCAACCTCGTCCGGGGAAACTGAGCGTCGAACTTTCCAAGCCCACTGCCACCGCCCGTGACCTCGCCCTGGCCTACAGCCCAGGTGTTGCAGAGCCGGTGCGTGAAATCGGCCGTGATCCAGAGCTGGCTTACAAATACACCGGCAAAGGCAACCTGGTTGCGGTGATTTCCGATGGTACTGCCATCCTCGGTCTGGGCGACCTCGGCCCGCTGGCCTCCAAGCCGGTCATGGAAGGCAAGGGTGTACTGTTCAAGCGTTTCGCCGGTATCGACGTGTTCGACATCGAAGTGGAGTCGGAGAGCCCGCAGGCATTCATCGACACCGTTCGCCGTATCTCGATCACCTTCGGTGGCATCAACCTCGAAGACATCAAGGCGCCTGAGTGCTTCGAGATCGAGCGCACCCTGATCGAACAGTGCGACATCCCGGTGTTCCACGATGACCAGCACGGCACTGCCATCGTGACCGCGGCCGGCATGATCAACGCCCTGGAAATCGCCGGCAAGAAGCTGGAAGACGCCAAGATCGTCTGCCTGGGTGCTGGCGCTGCCGCCATCTCCTGCATGAAGCTGCTGGTGAGCATGGGCGCCAAGGTCGAGAACATCTACATGATCGACCGCAGCGGCGTGATCCACGCTGGCCGCGACGACCTGAACCAGTACAAGGCGCAGTTCGCCCACGCGACCGACAAGCGCACCCTGGCTGACGCCCTCAACGGTGCCGACGTGTTCGTAGGCCTGTCGGGCCCGAACCTGCTGAGCGCCGAAGGCCTGAAGTCGATGGCCGCCAACCCGATCGTGTTCGCCTGCTCGAACCCGGACCCGGAAATCTCGCCAGAGCTGGCTCACGCCACCCGCAGCGACGTGATCATGGCTACCGGTCGCTCCGACTACCCGAACCAGGTCAACAACGTACTCGGCTTCCCGTTCATCTTCCGTGGTGCCCTGGACGTTCGCGCCAAGCGCATCAACGAAGAAATGAAGATCGCTGCCGCCATCGCCCTGAAGGACCTGGCCAAGCTGCCAGTGCCGAAGGAAGTCTGCGAAGCCTATGGCGTCGAAGGCCTGGAGTTCGGCCGCGAATACATCATTCCGAAGCCGCTGGACGCCCGCCTGATCACCGTCGTATCCGACGCCGTGGCCAAGGCCGCCATCGAATCCGGCGTAGCGACCCTGCCGTATCCGAAGCACTATCCGCTGACCAGCGTGGATGATGTGTTCAACGGCTGATTGCAGCTGAGCGACACAAAAAAGCCCCGGCTCGCATGAGCCGGGGCTTTTTGTTTGCCGCTGTCCCGTCCTGACAGTGTTCTACTTCAGAACAGATCCATTGGCGCCGCTTCATCCGCCGGCAGCGGGCTGCCCGGCGCCGCTCCGGTGCCCAGTTCGTCTACCGACGGCGGTGAATCTTCGGCCTTGAACAGTTCGAAGTAGGCATTTGGCGTGCTGGGTGAGGCAGCGCGACCGCTCACCGGGTCGACGCGCAGGCTTAGGATACCTTCCGGCTCGGCAGGCGCATGCTCAGGCTTGTCCTTGAGTGCCGCACCCATGAAGCTCATCCAGATCGGTAGCGCCACGGTGCCGCCATACTCACGGCGGCCAAGGGTTTCAGGTTGGTCGAAACCAACCCACACGGTGGTCACGTAGTCGGCGTTGTAGCCGGAGAACCAGGCGTCCTTGGACTCGTTGGTGGTACCGGTCTTGCCGGCCAGGTCGGTGCGGCCCAGGGCCAGCGCCCGGCGGCCGGTGCCGCGCTTGATCACGTCCTGCAGCATGCTGGTAAGGATGTAGGTGGTACGCCCGTCGATGATCTGTTCGGCCACGACTGGCGCCTGCGGTGCAGAGGCTACCTGGCTGAAGGCAGGGGGTGCCTCGCCCGGCATGGCGGCGGTGCTGATCGGCTGTTCGGGTGCTGCCAGGCCGGCATGGTCCTCGGCGCCCTGCGGTACGCGCGCCGGGTTGGCGGTGAACAGGGTTTCACCGCTGCGGCTCTCGATGCGCTCGATCAGGTACGGGGTAACCTTGTAGCCGCCGTTGGCAAAGGTGCTCCAGCCGGTGGCGATTTCCATCGGGGTCAGCGTGGCAGTGCCCAGCGCCAGCGACAGATTGCGCGGCAGGTCCTGCTTGTTGAAGCCGAACTTGGCAATGTAGTCGATGGTGCGGTCTACGCCCATGGCCTGCAGCAGGCGGATCGACACCAGGTTGCGCGACTTGTACAGGGCCTCGCGCATGCGGATAGGGCCAAGGAAGGTGTTGGTATCGTTCTTCGGTCGCCAGACCTTGTCCAGATACTCGTCGACGAACACGATCGGCGCATCGTTGACCAGGCTGGAAGCGGTATAGCCACTGTCCAGGGCGGCACTGTAGATGAACGGCTTGAAGCTGGACCCCGGCTGGCGCTTGGCCTGCATGGCGCGGTTGTAGTTGCTCTGCTCGAACGAGAAGCCGCCAACCAGTGCGCGGATGGCGCCGCTATAAGGGTCGAGGGTGACCAGCGCACTCTGTGCCCCGGGCACCTGGCTGAACTTCAGCTTGCCATCTTCCAGGCGCTGGAGGCGCACCAGGTCGCCGACCTGGGCCACATCTGCCGGTGACTGTGGCGAACGGCCCTGGGCGTTGCTGTTGATGAACGGACGGGCCCATTTCATGGTGTCCCAGGCTACCAGTTCTTCCTGGCCGCTGCGGGTCAGCACCTTGAGGCCGGTTTTCTCGACCTGGGTGACGATGGCCGGTTCCAGGCCTCCCAGCGGACGCTGCTTGCCCAGCTCCTGCAGCCAGGCCGCCTGCGTGCGGCCCGGGAAGCGTGCTTCCGGCCCACGGTAGCCATGGCGCTCATCATATTCGGATAGGCCGTTGAGGATCGCCTTGTTGGCCATTTCCTGCATGTCGCTGGGCACCGTGGTGGTGACGCGGAAGCCTTCGGTGTAGGCGTCGCTGCCATAACGGCCGACCATCTCGGCGCGGGCCATTTCGGCGATATAGGGTGCGTTAACTTCTGGCGCGGGCACGTGGTAGCTGGCGTTGAGCGGCTCGGCCAGGGCTGCCTGGTAGCTGGCCTCGTCAATCTTGCCGAGCTTGTACATGCGGCCGAGGATCCAGTCGCGGCGCTCCTTGGCGCGCACCGGGTTGGCCAGCGGGTTGAAGCGCGACGGTGCCTTGGGCAGCCCGGCGATCATCGCCATCTGCGCCAGGCTCACATCGCGGATCGACTTGCCGTAGTACACCTGCGCAGCGGCGTCGATACCGTAGGCGCGGTTGCCCAGGTAGATCTTGTTCACGTACAGCTCGAGGATTTCGTCCTTGGTCAGCTCACGCTCGATCTGCAAGGCCAGCAGGATTTCGTTGGTCTTGCGCGAGAAACTGCGCTCGCTGGTGAGGAAGAAGTTCTTCGCTACCTGCATGGTGATGGTGCTGCCGCCGGTCTGGATATGACCGGTTTTCACCAGCTGGGTCGCGGCGCGCATGAGGCTGCTGGGGTCGACACCGTAGTGATTGAGGAAATTGTCGTCCTCGGCTGAAAGAAGCGCCTGGATGAACTGTGGGGGAATTTCCGCAAAGCGGATCGGCGAGCGGCGCATTTCGCCAAACTCGGCGATCAGCTTGCCATCGCTGCTGTACACCCTGAGGGGGATCTGCAACTGGATGCTTCTGAGCGACTCGACCGAGGGCAGGCTGGGGCTAAGATACAGAAACGCACCGCTCACACCGAGTACGAGCGCGCAGATGACTGCGACGGAAGACCACCAGAAGAACTTCAGCAGGCGTATCAAGGCTTTTCGGTGTCCAGGTTGGGAGTGGATTGCACGCAGGTCCGGCGGACCCAAAAACGCTGGGCATTATAAGCATTTTTTAGCCTCTCCGGGTTACCGGTCGGGCTGCCCGTCGCCTCGATGCGCCGGTGCGGCCTGGTGTTGGCGCGGGGTTGCGACAGACAGCTGCGACAGACGGCAAGGAAGCCACGATGCTAGGACGCTTCGGCAAGGATGCGGGTTCACTCGTGGGGGTGGAAATAGCCCCTGACACCGTTCGGATCGTGCAACTGCAACGGCACCATGGGCGCCACCGGGTGCATGTCTCGGTACAGGAGTCATTCGTAACGCCGGTTGGCCAGGATTGGCTGGCAGACCCTGCAGAAGTGGTGGCTGCCTTGCGGCGCGCCTGTCGTCGCAACGGGCTGGGGCAGCGCCGGGTGGCGTTGGCATTGCCTGCCAACATGGTGATTTGCAAGCTGTGCCAGCTTCCGGCGGGCCAGGACGAGGCGGACATGGAGGCGCAGCTGCTGGCTGACGCAGAGCGGCTGTTTCCATTTCCACTGGAAGACCTGGCCTTGGACTTTCAAGTGATGGAAGGCTCCCGCGCTCAGCCAGGCTGTGTCGAAGTGATGGTGGCTGCGTGCCGGCAGAGTACGATGGCGCCCCTTGAGGCCATCGTCGAGGAGGCCGGGTTGCAGCTGGAGGCGGTGGAGGTCGACAGCATTGCCCTGCGCCGCCTGTTGCCACAGGGCAACCCTGAAGGGGCGGCACTGCTACGTATCGACGTGCACGGCTCAACGCTTTATGACTGGCAGCCGGGGCGGCTGCAACAGCGTCGGGATCTGCAGGCGGCAGGGGTGGGCATGACGGAGCAGTTGCCCGGGCACTTGCAGGCGCTGCTTGCCGATGGGCAGCGGGCGGCGTGCCTGTGGGTTGTCAGCAGTTCACCCATCGACCCTGGTTGGCTGCAAAAACTGAGTGCCCGGTTGCACGTACCCTGCCGGCCTCTGCCTGGTCCGGCAGGCCTTGGGCACATCGATGGCTCGATGCTGCTGGCTTGCGCGCTGGCACTCGGTGGGGGGCGGCCATGATGCGGTTGAATCTCCTGCCGTGGCGCGAACGGCGGCACCAGGCTGCGCTCCGGCGTTTTCGCCGGCAACTGGTCGCCGGCGCACTCCTGGCCTTGGCAGCGGTGACGCTGGTCGATCAACTGGCCCGCCAGCGCGGCCAACAGCAGGCGCTGGCCAACAACCAGCGGCAGGCAGCCATTGCCGTGCTGCGCGAGCAACTGCAACCGCTGGCGGATGTGCGGGAACTGCATGAAACCCTGCTCGCCCGTGCGACGGCGCTGGAGAGCCTGCGTGCCCAGCAGGATGTATTGGCTGGCGTGTTCGCGGACCTCGAGGGTGCGTTGCCGCACGGTGTTCAACTACTCGACCTCAGCCTTGAAGACGGCCACTTGCAGATGACCGGGCTGGCCCCGTCCGGTGCCGT encodes the following:
- the rpmE gene encoding 50S ribosomal protein L31; its protein translation is MKADIHPNYEVVAVTCSCGNKFETRSTLGSTLAIDVCNLCHPFYTGKQKVLDTGGRVQKFADRFGMFGTKK
- a CDS encoding thermonuclease family protein; this encodes MRMASPSGFALLQKKAPLVGAFFMGVIWHLPAQAFCPLPDKPQQVAVRQVIDGDTLRLVDGRSVRLIGINAPEIGRKGRSNEPFAEAAKQRLQALVKASDGRVGLVPGIESKDKYGRTLAHIYASNGDNLEAQLLGEGLGYRVAVAPNVRLSACQQLAEQAARKAGAGLWRRSPVLRAGEVRQSGFAVVAGRIEAVQRNRGGVWLNLDKAVVLQVPARLQHNFPASFFDNLKGRQVEARGWVLDRSRKGGLKPGQLRWVLPLTDPSMLEHVSG
- a CDS encoding malic enzyme-like NAD(P)-binding protein translates to MSDLKTAALEYHAQPRPGKLSVELSKPTATARDLALAYSPGVAEPVREIGRDPELAYKYTGKGNLVAVISDGTAILGLGDLGPLASKPVMEGKGVLFKRFAGIDVFDIEVESESPQAFIDTVRRISITFGGINLEDIKAPECFEIERTLIEQCDIPVFHDDQHGTAIVTAAGMINALEIAGKKLEDAKIVCLGAGAAAISCMKLLVSMGAKVENIYMIDRSGVIHAGRDDLNQYKAQFAHATDKRTLADALNGADVFVGLSGPNLLSAEGLKSMAANPIVFACSNPDPEISPELAHATRSDVIMATGRSDYPNQVNNVLGFPFIFRGALDVRAKRINEEMKIAAAIALKDLAKLPVPKEVCEAYGVEGLEFGREYIIPKPLDARLITVVSDAVAKAAIESGVATLPYPKHYPLTSVDDVFNG
- a CDS encoding penicillin-binding protein 1A is translated as MRLLKFFWWSSVAVICALVLGVSGAFLYLSPSLPSVESLRSIQLQIPLRVYSSDGKLIAEFGEMRRSPIRFAEIPPQFIQALLSAEDDNFLNHYGVDPSSLMRAATQLVKTGHIQTGGSTITMQVAKNFFLTSERSFSRKTNEILLALQIERELTKDEILELYVNKIYLGNRAYGIDAAAQVYYGKSIRDVSLAQMAMIAGLPKAPSRFNPLANPVRAKERRDWILGRMYKLGKIDEASYQAALAEPLNASYHVPAPEVNAPYIAEMARAEMVGRYGSDAYTEGFRVTTTVPSDMQEMANKAILNGLSEYDERHGYRGPEARFPGRTQAAWLQELGKQRPLGGLEPAIVTQVEKTGLKVLTRSGQEELVAWDTMKWARPFINSNAQGRSPQSPADVAQVGDLVRLQRLEDGKLKFSQVPGAQSALVTLDPYSGAIRALVGGFSFEQSNYNRAMQAKRQPGSSFKPFIYSAALDSGYTASSLVNDAPIVFVDEYLDKVWRPKNDTNTFLGPIRMREALYKSRNLVSIRLLQAMGVDRTIDYIAKFGFNKQDLPRNLSLALGTATLTPMEIATGWSTFANGGYKVTPYLIERIESRSGETLFTANPARVPQGAEDHAGLAAPEQPISTAAMPGEAPPAFSQVASAPQAPVVAEQIIDGRTTYILTSMLQDVIKRGTGRRALALGRTDLAGKTGTTNESKDAWFSGYNADYVTTVWVGFDQPETLGRREYGGTVALPIWMSFMGAALKDKPEHAPAEPEGILSLRVDPVSGRAASPSTPNAYFELFKAEDSPPSVDELGTGAAPGSPLPADEAAPMDLF
- the pilM gene encoding type IV pilus biogenesis protein PilM, whose amino-acid sequence is MLGRFGKDAGSLVGVEIAPDTVRIVQLQRHHGRHRVHVSVQESFVTPVGQDWLADPAEVVAALRRACRRNGLGQRRVALALPANMVICKLCQLPAGQDEADMEAQLLADAERLFPFPLEDLALDFQVMEGSRAQPGCVEVMVAACRQSTMAPLEAIVEEAGLQLEAVEVDSIALRRLLPQGNPEGAALLRIDVHGSTLYDWQPGRLQQRRDLQAAGVGMTEQLPGHLQALLADGQRAACLWVVSSSPIDPGWLQKLSARLHVPCRPLPGPAGLGHIDGSMLLACALALGGGRP
- a CDS encoding PilN domain-containing protein; translated protein: MMRLNLLPWRERRHQAALRRFRRQLVAGALLALAAVTLVDQLARQRGQQQALANNQRQAAIAVLREQLQPLADVRELHETLLARATALESLRAQQDVLAGVFADLEGALPHGVQLLDLSLEDGHLQMTGLAPSGAVVAQFMRDLDRSSALLDLELKRIKSLPGGDEFLLSARVSAFWS